Below is a window of Hydrogenimonas sp. SS33 DNA.
CGGTTTCGGTGTCGTCGTCGACCCAGAGAATATGGCCGTATTCGTGGCCGATGGTGGTGATTTCGTAGACTTTGTGCCAAAGCTCCGGTCGCTCGAACATGACATCGCGCTGGCGGCGCACGAAATCGTCCCCCAGAATTTCGCGGCTGAGGCGCATGACGGGGCGGGCCTTCTTGCTTTCGAGCACATTGTCGGCGAAGGCGAAGATCTTCTTGCCCAGCGCTTTGCTCACCTCCGTGTCGTTGGGGACCACCTGGGCCGAAAAGAGCCCCTGGAACTCCGCCCCGTAGAAGAGGGCGGGAATGCCGATGTAGAGCTGGGTTTGGCGCACCTGCCGCGCCGATTCGCGCTGAAGGGCCGGTGCCGTTTCGCCGAATCCTTCGGCCAGAGAGGCACTCATCGCCTCGATTCGCTCCGGAATACGGGTCTTTTGCATCAGTTTCGGCGACGCCAGGCGCACGTCCCACTCCAGCGCCACCGCTTTGCGGTAGTGGTCTTCGTAATACTCCAGCGGGTGGCCGATCTGGATGGGGGTCGTCACCGCCATCCACCGGCGGTCCACTTCGGCCCACTTCTTGATGAGCCCTTCGACCTCCATATGGCCGAAGGCGTCGATGAGGGCCTTGAGGTAGGCAAGCCACGCCTCCTTCTGGCCGAAGACTTCGTCCTCCATACCCGCCAGCAGGTCGTGCATATTCTGGAGCTTGTTCAAAACCTCCTGGACCTCCATGCGGAAGGCTTTGGCGTAAGCAACGCTCTTGAAGCCCTTTTTCGTCTTCTTGAGCACCGAATAGCACCGGTCCCCGACGCACCCCTCTTCCCGCAGGTCGAGGAGGTTTTCGCTCTCCAGCATTTCGTAGATCTTCTCCTCGTCGCCGTTGAAGAGTTCAAAAAGCTCCCGGTTGACGCCGTGGATGATGTGGGCGGTCCAGGCGCTCTGCCAGTTGCTCATCGCCTCGCCGACCCTGTGGGCCTCTTTGAGAATCTCCCGGTAGAAGGGGGTCAGCAGCGCCTCATCCTCGATCCAGTCCAGAAGCTCCAGGTGGCGCTTGAGGTAGAAGTCGGCGACCATCTTGTAGGCGGTCTCCTTCGCCTCGATGACCGCTTCCTTGTCGAACCCCTCCTTCTCCAGCACCTGGGTCAGGGCGTCGTCGCGCAGGCCGATGAGCCTCGTCAGAGCTGCCATGCGCGTTTCGGGTGTTTCGGGCAGCCCGAGGCGCCGCAGAAAATCGCCGACCCACGCCTCCGCCTCGGCATGCCCCCCTCCAAGCAGCTCGTAGTAGCTGCCCAGCGCCTTCTGGCGCCGCAGGATCTCGTCGTAGATGGTCTGGAGGTCTTCCATGAAAATTTCATAATAAGGATTGGTTTCGTTCGTCATAAAGGTCCCTTTGTTTTGGTCACTGGTCACTTGTCATTGGGATAAAAATCATACCATTCGTATTCTCCCACCGCCGCGAAGCGGCGCCCCAATAACCAATAACTAATGACCAATGACTAAAGTTCTTCCCAACATCTCGATAATCGGCTTCGCCAATCTCAATGCCTTGCTGCGGTGTGAGAGCCGCTTTTTCACTTCCGGCGCCAGCTCTCCCAGGGTCTGGTCGAACCCTTCGGGGATGAAGATGGGGTCGTAGCCGAATCCCCCCTCGCCGCGGGGCGTGTCGATTACTTTGCCGTGCATCCAGCCGTGCATCACATACGCCGCGCCGGGGGCGACGACGGCGATGGCGGCGGTGTAGTAGGCGGGAGCTGACGAAAGCCCCTTCTCTTTCAGCTTTTGAACCAGCTTCTGCAGGTTCTCCCTATCGCTCGCCCCTTCGCCCGCGTATCTTGCGCTGTAGATGCCCGGCTCATTTCCCAAAGCCGGCACCGTGATGCCGCTGTCGTCGCTGACGACGATGACATCGTCGCGCTTCAGGGTGTCGAAGATGGCCCGGGCTTTGATGAGGGCGTTTTGGGCAAAGGTGTCGCCGTTCTCTTCGATCTCCATGGGTCCCAGGAGGTCGGCGAAGGGGAGGACCTCCTCTCCTTCAAATAGCGTTCGGATCTCCCGTACTTTACCCTTGTTTGAAGTGGCGAGAATAATTTGCATTGTTGTTCAACCTTTTTTATCAAAAGAGCTATAATATCGCGAAAATTTTACCATAAGGATACTCTATGAAAGAGATCTTCCGTAAGGTCCTTCCGCTCAGCCTCATCGTGGCTCTGCGCTTTTTCGGACTTTTCATCGTACTCTCGGTCCTTTCGCAGTATGCCCTGGGCCTGCCGGGCGGTACCGCCTTCCTGGCCGGTGTGGCCGTGGGCGGCTACGCCCTGACCCAGGCGGTGCTTCAGGTGCCCTTCGGTGTCCTCAGCGACCGGATCGGCCGAAAGAAGACGCTGCTCATCGGCCTTCTCATCTTCGCCGCCGGTTCCGTGGTGGCGGCGGTCGCCGACAATATCTGGGTGCTGCTGCTGGGGCGCTTCCTGCAGGGTGCCGGCGCCATCGGTTCGGTCGTCACGGCGATGATCGCCGACCAGGTGCGCGAAGACGAACGGGCCCACGCCATGGCGGTCATGGGGATGACCATCGCCATGAGCTTTGCCGCGGCCATGATCATCGGCCCCATCGTCGGCGGCCTCTGGAGCGTCAAGGCCCTCTTCTGGCTCACCGCCGCCCTGGCGATCGCCGCCCTGGCCATCCTCTTCACCGCCGTGCCGGAGCCGCCGAAGATCGTCCACAGCTACAGCGAGGAGGAGGCGAAGATCAAACATGTCTTCAAGGACAAAGACCTGGTGCGCATGTATATCACCTTCCTCTTCCACAGCTCCACGATGGCTATCGCCTTCTTCCTCATCCCCATCGTCATGAAGCAGAAGTTCGGCATGGGCCCCGAGCACTACTGGAAGGTCTACCTGCCGGCGGTCTTCTTCGGGATCATCGCCATGGGGCCGGCAGCGGTTTTCGGGGAGAAGTACGGCAAGGGCAAAGAGGTCTTCCTGGTCTCCATCGCCTTCGTCGCCGCCAGTTTCGCCCTGATGGGCTGGAGCGACTCGGTATTCTGGTTCGGCGTCGGGGCGACCCTCTTCTTCATCGGCTTCAACATGTTCGAGCCGCTGCTGCAGAGCTTCGTCAGCAAATTCGCCAAGGTCCACCAGAAGGGCGCGGCCCTGGGTGTGGCCAACACCTTCGCCTATGTGGGTATCTTCCTGGGTGGCGCCATCGGCGGTTGGCTCTACCAGCGCTACGGCGCCGGCGGCGTCGCCGTGCTGGTTTTGGTCGTCTGCATCTTCTGGGCCTGGTGGATCGCCTCCATGCGCAGCCCCGGCGTGCGGGAGAACCTCTTCCTCCCCTATGCCGAGTATGACAAGAGTAAGATCGATTCTCTCAAAATGGTCAACGGCGTGACCGACTTCTACCTCAACGAAACCGAAGAGATCATCGTCGTGAAGTTCGACAACGAGATCGTCACCGCCGAAGTGATCGAAACGATGCTCAAAAAATAGCGCTTCTCTCTTTCTCTCATGGCGACCCGTGCTTACGCTCTTTTTTCACCTGATACATGGCATGGTCCGCATGGCGGACCAAGTCATCCAAAATTGATCCGTCTTCCGGGAACAGGGCATACCCGACACTGATGCCCGTTTGAAGCGTATAGCGGGGCGTATGTATCGGTTCTCCTATCGTCTTTTCGAGTTTGTGTACGATCTTGTCCGCATCCTGCCGGTTTGCGATGCGATCTGCCAGAACGACAAATTCATCTCCCGAAAAGCGGGCTACAAGATCTTCCCCTCGAACCGCGGAGGAGAGCCGTTTGGCGACGATCTTTAGTACTTCATCCCCGACGGTGTGGCCGTAAGTGTCGTTGATTGATTTGAAATCGTCAATATCGATGAAAAAGATTGCAAAAGGGAGTTTGGAGGCGGATGGATGTTTAATCAGTCGCTGGACGTTCCGAAAAAAGAGATCCCGATTGGCAAGACCCGTCAGAAAGTCATGGGTGGCCCGGTATTCAAATTCCCGTTTCTGATCCTTCGCCTGTGCCTCCGCTTGTAGGATTTTACGGAAATTCCGAAGATGGATTCTGCCCACTCTGGCGGAAAAGATGAGTGCCGCGGGAAGAAAAAGAGCGGCCAGAGTGTGGATGGTATCGTTGAATCGAAGAAATTCGATCATCAGCAGCAGGTTCATTGGAAGAGTGAATATGAGGAACAGGGAGGTCATCGGTCCTATGGACATGGTGGAACCGTAGGTAAGGCTGAGAATGAAGGTATAGATGAGAAGATGGGACTCCGCAGGAAGAAAGGGAATGAAAAGTGCCATGGCGGCCCAAAGCAGTGTCGCGACACCGAAACTGATCAGGTAGCAGCGATAGAGTCGCTCATGACGGTATTCCCATCATTCACGGGGCAGGGCCAGAAAGCGGTTGAGAATCCTATACCGCAGCAGCAGGTTCAGCAGATGCAGTCCGGCCCATGGATAGAGAATGGGGGAGGGGACCCATCCGTGACACAGAAACAGCGTAAAAACAAGAACCAGAACCTGGCCGCCGAAACTGCTTTTTACCGAATGCAGGACTTCGTATCGCAGCAGTCTCTCGATACGGCCGGACGGTTCGAGAAACATGGTTTCAGTGCAGGAGAAGAACTTTCACCTGTTCTCCCGCCTCTTTTTCGTTCTCCCCGACATCGAGCCACAAAAGCCCGGCGTCTCCGAGGAGGTTGGTCATGATGGCGCTGCTGCCGCTGCGTTTTCCGGCGAAGTCGCAGACGTATTCTCCGTTTTCGAGGCGCAGGTTGCAGGCGGCGAACTCCGTCTTGTTCTTCGTCTTTTTCCGGTAGTTTTCCAGCAGGCGGGCGGAGACGACGGGCGGGGTGTACTCCCGCCCCTGGAGACGGTAGAGGATAGGCAGGGCGTAAAGAATGAAGGTGACGGTGGAGGAGTAGGCGAATCCGGGAAGGGCGACGATAAATTTGTTTTCTTTCTGCGCCACCATCACATGCTGGCCCGGTTTGATCAGAACCCCTTTGAAAACCACGTCGCACCCCAGTTCGTCCCGGACCACATCCTTGACGAAGTCGTAGTCGCCGACGCTGACGCCCCCGGTGGTGACGACGATGTCGGCGCTTCTGAGGGCCTCTTTCATGGCGAAGGTGATGGCGGCCCGGTCGTCGTGGACTGTTCCCATCTGCACCGCTTCGCCGCCGTGGGCCTTGACCAGGGCTTCGAGGGTGTAGTTGTTGGAGCTGTAGATGCGCGCCGGATTGTCGCTGCACTCGCCCAGCTCCAGCACTTCGCTGCCGGTGGCGAGGATGGCCGCTTTGGGCTTTTGCACCACCGGGGGCGCAACGACGTTGAGGCTCGCCATCACGCCGATTTCTGCGAATCCCACCGTCGTGCCCCGCCCGATGAGCACTTCGCCCTCTTTGAAATTTTCCCCCACGGGGCGCACCGAAAAGCCGACGGGGACCGGCTCGTCGATACGGACGCGGTTGCCCTCGGCGGTGACGTTTTCGATGGGAATGAGGGTGTCGGCCCCTTCGGGCATCAGGGAGCCGGTGAAGGTTTTGATGGCGGTGCCCGGCACGACCCGCAGCCCTTCGGTGTCCCTGCCCGCCGGATTGGTCTCGATGATCTCAAGCTCCCCAAGCTTCTGCTCCTCGCCGATGATGGCGTAGCCGTCCATGGCGGCGGTGGGATAGGCGGGGGAGTTCTCCCGCGCCACGATGTCTTCGGCCAGCACGCGGCCCAGGGCATCGGTCAGATAGACCTTTTCCAGGCCCACCGCTTCGATCTCCAGCGCCTTCATGCGCGCCATGGACTCTTCAAAACTCAACATTTCATCCCTTTCTCGTTCGTCGTTTTACATTTGTTGTTAACTGACGTTACGCAAAAGGCGTAACGTTCTCTCGAAATCTGCGATTTCGTAGCTTTAGGGGGAGACCATAAAATCTTTTGGGACGGCCAGTCCCCGCCAAAGCTTGGGCTTTGCTCAAGCTTTGCGTAACATCAGTTGTTAAAACGGAGCTTGCGCTCCTTTTGAAATCGTTTCCCGATTGCCGCTTCCCGTTTCACTTTCCAGCCAATATCCCGCTTCCTTCCATCGGTGTCGAGCGGTCGGCGGCGTAGATGCGTCGGCCCTCTACGACGTCGTATTTCCAGATGGGGGCGTTGGCTTTGAAGTCTTCGACGAAGGCGTCGAGCATCTCCAGGGCGATGCGGCGTTTGGGGCTGAAGATGGCGCAGGCGAACGAGGAGGTGTGCACCGGCACGTCTCCCTGGCTGTGGGCCATCATCAGCAGGGCGCCGTGCTCCGCCAGCTTCGCTTTCCAGCCGTCGAACCACTTTTGAAGCACGGGGAGGTAGATGTCGAAACTGAGCGCCTCGATGCCCCCCTCTTCGCGGACGGTGCCGACAAAGTTGACCATGGCGCCGTAGTTTTCGTCGGTATGGGCCCCGTACCATTCGCTCAGAAGTTCCGCCACGGGAATGGGCCCCTCGTAGATCTTCAGCATCGCTTCACCCTCCGCAGACCGGCGGCAGCAGGGAGATGCGGTCACCCTCCTTCAGGGAGAGGTTCAGGTCGGTCACCATTTCGTCGTTGACCGCCACGGCGCACTGCTGTAGCCACTTTTTCAGCTCCGCATCTTCGCCCAGGAGTTTCGCCACGTCGGCCAGCGTCTGGGCGTCTACCTCCATCGGCGGCTTGCCGATGGGGCCAAGAAATTCCACTTTTACTTTGGACATTTTTTACCTTCACTCTTGTTTTTGGGGATTATAGCATTTTGACAATTAGGCATTAGGCATTAGGCATTAGGCATTGGGTAGTGGGTAGTGGGTAGTGTTGATAATGATTCCTAAAAAGTTTTGGCGTTGGGTATAATGGGCCCATGATTTTCGGAAAGATCGAGTACCTCAACCTGCTTCCTTTTCATATTTTTCTCAAGAAGGAACTTCGCTCCAGTGCCGAGAAGATGGCGTGGCTCAAGCGCGGCTCCGTCCCTTCCGAGATCAACCGCGCTTTCCATGCCCGCCGTGTCGACGCCGCCGTCATCTCCAGCATCCGCAGCCGCGGGTGCCGCTGCGTCGATTTCGGTATCGTCGCCGACGGGGAGGTGCAGAGCGTGCTTCTGCTGCCGGGTGCGATGCATGAAGACAGCGCTTCGGAGACTTCCAACGCCCTCGCCCGGGTGCTGGGACTTCGGGGGAAAGTGATCATCGGGGACAGGGCGCTGCAGCACCATCTGCGCCATCCCGAAGGGGCCATCGACCTGGCCCGGGCGTGGAAGGAGCGGGAGGGGCTCCCTTTCGTCTTCGCCCGACTCTGCGCCCATCCCGCCCACCTGGCCCGCATCGAAAAACTGAGCCGCCGCTTCTTCGCCCATCCCCCCAGGGTTCCCTACCGCGTTTTGAAAAAAGAGGCGCACCGTCACGGTCTGAGCGTCCGGGAGCTCCGGGAGTATCTGAAAAAGATCCATTACCGTATCGGCTGGAGGGAGAAGAAGGCCCTGAAAAGGTTTTTTTCGACCGCGAAAGGTGTGTTATAATCGTTCAATGTGCATAAGAGACGGAATTTTATTATCGTTTTTTCTCCTTCTCCTTCCGCTTGCGGCGTGGGCGGAGGAGCCTATCAAGCCCATTCCCCTGCACGTCCCCTACGACCATGAAAAGGCGGAGCTCGGCAAAGCGCTCTTTGCCGACCCCAACCTCTCCGCCGACGGTACCGTAAGCTGCGCCAGCTGCCACTCCTTCGACCACGGCGGGGCCGACCCCCGCCCCGTTTCGGTCGGGGTGCACGGCCGAAAGGGGAGCGCCAACGCCCCCACCGTCTATAACGCCTATTTCAACTTCCGCCAGTTCTGGAACGGGCGGGCCAGGGACCTGAAGGACCAGGCCAACGGCCCGCTGCACAACCCCCTCGAGATGGCGATGGTTCCCCGCAGAATCGAAAAGTACCTGGCGCAAAACGGTTATTACCGAAGCGCCTTCAGAAAAGTCTACGGCCGCACGCCCCGCTACGACGACATGCTCGACGCCGTCGCCGAATTCGAAAAGGCGCTCTACACCCCCAACTGCAAATTCGACAGATACCTCAGAAAAGAGGTGAAGCTCTCCGACGAGGAGGCGAAAGGGTACAGCTATTTCAAGACGCTGGGGTGCATCACCTGCCACAACGGCATCAACATCGGCGGCAACAGTTACCAGAAGCTGGGCCTCATCATTCCCTACGCCTGGAGCGAAACCTTCCCCGACCTCTATCAGGTGACCCATAACCCTTTCGACAAGAATGTCTACAAAGTACCGACACTGCGCAACATCGACCTGACGGCCCCCTATTTCCACGACGGCAGTGCGGCGACCCTTCAGGAGACGTTGCGGAAAATGGCCTACCACAATCTCGGTTTCGACCTGAACAGGGAGGAAGAGAGGGCGCTGATCGCCTTCATGAAGACCCTGACCGGTGAAAAACCGGCCATACTGAAAGGGGAGTGAGATGGCCGGGCGCTCCTACCTCAAAGTGGTGGCGGCGCTCGTCGCTGCGGCCCTTGGTATCGGGCTGCTGCTCTTTCAGCAGAAGGAGCTCAGCCACCGTTTCCGGGCCATCCAGCGCATCAACGCAACCCTGGACAACCTCTACGCCGAGACGATTGCTCTGCAGGAGTCGGTGCTGGCCGCCAACTACTACCTCTACTACGATTACGACCCCGTCTACAAAACGATGAAAAAGGTCCAAGAGGAGATCGGCACCCTATTGGAGGACCCCCACCTTCAGAAAAACCCCCGCCACGCCGTGAGCGTGACGGAGCTCAAAAAGCTCAAGCGGCGCTTCGACAACCTCTCGGCAACCGTCAACCGGTTCCTGACCCTCAATTCCGCCATCAAGAACAGCGCCATCTACCTCCCCACGCTCTCGCTGAAAGCCTATGAGAATTTCGACCTCAACGATCCGTCGGAGCGCCGGGCCGTCATGCTCCTCTCCAGACTCAACGCGTCGCTCTTTCTGGCGAAGAATGCCCTGGACGAGAGTTTTTTGAAAAGCCTTCGGGCCGGCGAAAAGGGGCTCGAAGAGATGGCGCGGCAGATAAAAGTGCCGTCCAAACGGCGGATTCTGACGACCTCTGTGCACCACCTGGATATCTTCATCCGCCTCTTCCCCCGCTTTCACAGGGCCCTCTCCGAGATTCTCGACCCCGTGACGAAAAAGGAGATCATACAGATACGCCGGCGTTTCGGCCGGGAGTCCTCCCGGGAGTTGAATGAGGTCAACCGCTGGAGCCAGGGGCTGCTCGTGCTCTATCTTCTCTCCCTGGGGGTCGTGCTCTATTTCGTCTATCTGGCGGAGCGTGAGGCGGCGATGCTGCGCAGAGCGCAGGAGGAACTTTTGACAATGTACCGCACGGATCCCCTGACAGGCCTTGGCAACCGTGAAGCCTACCGGCTGGCAAAACGGCAGATGCGGCATCCGGTGCTGCTGCTGATCAATATCGACGGGTTCAATCATATCAACGAATTTTACGGCACCGATGTGGGGGACAAGCTGCTTGTCGCCATCGCACGGAGGCTGCAGGAGGCGGTGCCGCCAAAAGCGGGGTTCCGCTGTTTCCGGATGGGCGGAGACGAATTCGGTCTACTGTTCGAGTACGAAAGCGACAGTGCGACGAGGGAGATGGCGGAGGCCATCATCCGGGCCATGGAGAGGGAGCGTTTCGAGATCGACGGTTTCAAGATCGACGTGGCCGTCTCCATCGGCGCCAGCAGCGATGCCGGAAGGCTTTTCGAAACGGCGGACATGGCCCTCAAAGCAGTCAAAAAAGCGGCGCGTCTGAGATACGCCCTCTTCGACCCCTCCTTCAACATCTCCTACAAAATCGCGGCCAACCTGGAGGCGCTGCAGCAACTCAAAGAGGCATTCGCCCGGGATGCCGTCGTCCCCTTCTTCCAGCCCATCGTCAACCTGGCGACGGGAGAGGTATACAAATACGAAGCGTTGGCGAGGCTCATCCGGGAGGATGGGGAGGTTCTGACCCCCTACCACTTCATCGAAGTGGCGAAGCAGGCCAAATACAGCGGCGTCCTGACGGGCCGCATCCTCCAAAAGACGCTGGAGGTTGCCCAAAAGGTCGATGCCCAGTTCAGCGTCAACGTATCTGCCGAAGATATCGCCGACGAGAGCGACCGCCGTATGATTTCCGAAATGCTGGAGAACAACCGGGCCTACGCCGACCGAATCGCCTTCGAGATTCTTGAGACGGAGGAGGTCGAAGATTACGAAAGCGTCGCCGCCTTCATCCGGGAGGTGCGCCGCTACGGCTGCCGCATCTCCATCGACGATTTCGGCAGCGGCTACTCCAACTACGAAAAACTGCTCCAGCTGGAGATCGACTATCTCAAGATCGACGGGTCGTTGATCCGGGATGTGGACCACAACGCCCATGCCCGGCTCGTCGTCAGGACCCTGGTGACATTCGCGAAAGAGGCTGGCATCGCCACGGTGGCGGAGTTTGTCCATTCGGAGATGGTCTGCCGGGCGGTCCGGTCCCTGGGGATCGACTTCGCCCAGGGGTACTGGCTGGGAGAGCCCAAGCCGGCCGATTTCTATTTCAGCGGCGACCGCCCCGGAATCGTGAGCGTCGACTGCGGCCTGCGCGAAGTGGCGGGAAAAGGGTGATCTCACGGGTGCCGCAGCGGGGAAAAACCGATCGCAAGGAGTGAAGCATGGAACTGGAACAGCGGTATGCCAAAGCGTGTCTGCAGATCCTTCGCCAGGATGATCTGACGCTGCCCGACAAGGTGGCGCAGGAGCTCGAAAAGCGCCCCTTCGCCTCCGAATTCATCGAGGACTCGGAAGGGACGCTCTACCTGAAAATCTACGGCCGGGAGCACTTCATGCTCACCCGCATCGTGCCGCTGCTGAAGAATATCGGCCTGACGGTGCACAGCGAGATCTCCTACACAATTCCCCGCGGCAAGGCGCAGGTCTATGTGAGCCGCTACCGTATCGGCAACGAAAACCTGGAGGAGATACGCCGGGCACAGGCGAACATTCTGGAGCTTCTTGGCCGGATGCTCTGCCGTCCCACGCTTCCCAACACGCCGCTGCTGCGCCTGACCCTGCTGGAGAACCTTTCGCCCCGGGAGCTGGAGCTGCTGGTGGCAATGATCGACTTCGAAAACCAGTTGATCCTCTCATTCAATATCGTGACGATCACCGATGTGCTGCTCAAACACCACGAAGTGACCAAAGCGCTGCTCGGCTACTTCTACGCCCGCTTCAACCCCTCCATGAAGCGGCGCAAACAGGCGGTCGCCGAGAAGCAGAAGCGGATAGAAGAGCTGCTGCGCCCCATCACCCACATCACCGAGGACCAGGTGATCCGCATCTTCTACGAAATCGTCAGAAACATGGTGCGGACCAACTACTTCCTGGAAAAAGAGACGATCGCCTTCAAGGTCTACACCGACGCCATCGAAGGGCGTCTGGAGGGGATCCAGCCCCGCATCGAAGCTTTCGTCCACCACCCTGACCTCAGCGGCGTCCACCTGCGGATGGGAAAGGTGAGCCGCGGCGGCATCCGCTGGAGCGACCGGTTCGAGGATTACCGGGTCGAGATCCGTTCCCTGATGCTGACCCAGGAGGGGAAGAACGCCATCATCGTCCCCAGCGGCGCCAAGGGGGGATTCGTCATCCGCCTTGCCAGGGAGGAGATCGACAAAGAGCGCTTCAAACATTTCTACGAACTCTACATCGACGCCCTGCTCGACCTGGTGGACAACCAGGTGGACGGCAAGACCCTGGTGGAGCCCCGGATCGTCCGCTACGACGATGACGACATCTACTTCGTCGTCGCCGCCGACAAGGGTACGGCCCATATGAGCGACACGGCCAACGCCATTGCCCTGAAACGGGGCTTCTGGCTCGGCGACGCCTTCGCCAGCGGCGGCAGCCACGGCTACAGCCACAAAGAGCTGGGCATCACCGCCAAGGGGGCAATGCGCTCCGTGGAGCGCCACTTCATCGAGAAGGGGGTCAACTTCTACGAAACGCCGGTGACCGTCGTGGGCATCGGTTCCATGAACGGCGACGTTTTCGGCAACGGCATGCTGCTGAGCCGCAAGTTCAAACTCGTCGCGGCCTTCAGCCACAGCGAAATCTTCATCGACCCCGACCCCGACCCCGAAACCTCCTACCGGGAGCGGGAACGCCTTTTCAGGGCGAGTCCCAAAGGGGGATGGAAATATTACGACAGGGAAAAGATCAGCGAGGGGGGCGGCGTCTTTATGCGGGACGAGAAGGAGATCGTCCTGACGCCCCGGATGCAGAAGATGTTCCGCACCTCCCGCAGCGCCATGAGCGGCGAGGAGCTTGTGCAGGCGGTTTTGAAGCTGGAGGCGGACCTCCTCTTCAACGGCGGCGTGGGTACCTACGTCAAGGCGAGCTGGGAAAGCAACCTGGATGTGGGGGACAAGGCCAACGAGAATGTCCGCGTCGACGCGGCGGAGCTGCGGGCGAAGGCGGTCTGTGAGGGCGGGAATCTAGGCTTCACCCTGCCGGCGCGCATCGAGTACGCCAAGACGGGAGGCTTCATCAACCTCGACGCCATCGACAACAGCGCCGGGGTCAACACCAGCGACTACGAAGTGAACCTGAAGATCACCCTGGGCTCTCTGGTGAGAAAAGGGCAGATGGACGAAGAGAGCCGGCTGGAAACGCTGAAGCACCAGGCGGAGATGGTGGTCAACCGGGTGCTTTGGACCAACTACCACCAGTCCCTGGCCATCTCCCTGGACTACCGCAGGAGCCGGACGGACCTGGTCCCCTTCCTCCAGGCGATCGCCCTGCTGGAGCGGGAGCTGCCGGTGTTCAGCCGCAAAGCCTTCCATATCCCCAAAGACGAAAAGATCGCGGAGGTCCTCGACGCCAAAGAGGGGCTGGTGCGGCCGGTTCTGGGGACGCTCCTCTCCTATGCCAAGATCTTCCTCAAGCGCCTGTTGCTGGAGAGCGATATTCTCGAAGACGCCTTCGCCCAGGAGTACCTGCTCAAATATTTCCCCAAAACCTTCGCCACCCTCTACGAAGACGAGATTCTCGCCCACCCCCTGCGGCGGGAGATCGCCGCGACGGTCATGGCCAACCGGGTCGTCAACAACGCCGGCGTCACCTTCGTCAGCGACTACGACGAACTGGGACGGGAGCGCTTTCTGTCGAAAATCAAAAGCTACCTTATCTGCAACCAGCTCTTCGGCTCCAACGACATCCGTTACGAAATCTTCCGTCACGACTACGCCATCCCCGCCGAAAAGCAGTATGCCCTTCTTTTCGAAATAGAGACGACCCTCGATTTCAGCGTCAGCTGGATGATCCGCCACCTCTCGGAAGACCAGATCCATGCCCCGACCCTGCTGCGCTACCGCACCGAGCTGGCGAAACTGATGGAGGAGACCCCCTCGAAACACATCACGCCGGTTCTGGGGGAGGAGACGCCCATCAACCGCTTCTTCCACCATCTGCCCTACATGAAGTTCACGGTGGCCGCCATCATCCTGCACGAGCGCAACCACCGCAGTTTCGAAGAGACGGCACGCCTGATGTACACCATCATCAAGAAACTCCATATCAACGAGATCATGGAGGCGCTGGAAGCGTAC
It encodes the following:
- a CDS encoding MqnA/MqnD/SBP family protein, with amino-acid sequence MIFGKIEYLNLLPFHIFLKKELRSSAEKMAWLKRGSVPSEINRAFHARRVDAAVISSIRSRGCRCVDFGIVADGEVQSVLLLPGAMHEDSASETSNALARVLGLRGKVIIGDRALQHHLRHPEGAIDLARAWKEREGLPFVFARLCAHPAHLARIEKLSRRFFAHPPRVPYRVLKKEAHRHGLSVRELREYLKKIHYRIGWREKKALKRFFSTAKGVL
- a CDS encoding EAL domain-containing protein; its protein translation is MAGRSYLKVVAALVAAALGIGLLLFQQKELSHRFRAIQRINATLDNLYAETIALQESVLAANYYLYYDYDPVYKTMKKVQEEIGTLLEDPHLQKNPRHAVSVTELKKLKRRFDNLSATVNRFLTLNSAIKNSAIYLPTLSLKAYENFDLNDPSERRAVMLLSRLNASLFLAKNALDESFLKSLRAGEKGLEEMARQIKVPSKRRILTTSVHHLDIFIRLFPRFHRALSEILDPVTKKEIIQIRRRFGRESSRELNEVNRWSQGLLVLYLLSLGVVLYFVYLAEREAAMLRRAQEELLTMYRTDPLTGLGNREAYRLAKRQMRHPVLLLINIDGFNHINEFYGTDVGDKLLVAIARRLQEAVPPKAGFRCFRMGGDEFGLLFEYESDSATREMAEAIIRAMERERFEIDGFKIDVAVSIGASSDAGRLFETADMALKAVKKAARLRYALFDPSFNISYKIAANLEALQQLKEAFARDAVVPFFQPIVNLATGEVYKYEALARLIREDGEVLTPYHFIEVAKQAKYSGVLTGRILQKTLEVAQKVDAQFSVNVSAEDIADESDRRMISEMLENNRAYADRIAFEILETEEVEDYESVAAFIREVRRYGCRISIDDFGSGYSNYEKLLQLEIDYLKIDGSLIRDVDHNAHARLVVRTLVTFAKEAGIATVAEFVHSEMVCRAVRSLGIDFAQGYWLGEPKPADFYFSGDRPGIVSVDCGLREVAGKG
- a CDS encoding cytochrome c peroxidase; amino-acid sequence: MCIRDGILLSFFLLLLPLAAWAEEPIKPIPLHVPYDHEKAELGKALFADPNLSADGTVSCASCHSFDHGGADPRPVSVGVHGRKGSANAPTVYNAYFNFRQFWNGRARDLKDQANGPLHNPLEMAMVPRRIEKYLAQNGYYRSAFRKVYGRTPRYDDMLDAVAEFEKALYTPNCKFDRYLRKEVKLSDEEAKGYSYFKTLGCITCHNGINIGGNSYQKLGLIIPYAWSETFPDLYQVTHNPFDKNVYKVPTLRNIDLTAPYFHDGSAATLQETLRKMAYHNLGFDLNREEERALIAFMKTLTGEKPAILKGE
- a CDS encoding MoaD/ThiS family protein, with protein sequence MSKVKVEFLGPIGKPPMEVDAQTLADVAKLLGEDAELKKWLQQCAVAVNDEMVTDLNLSLKEGDRISLLPPVCGG